Proteins from one Telopea speciosissima isolate NSW1024214 ecotype Mountain lineage chromosome 1, Tspe_v1, whole genome shotgun sequence genomic window:
- the LOC122655734 gene encoding U-box domain-containing protein 13-like → MEEEKGVVIQKLIDIVNEISAFSEYRCFLKKQFCNLANRLRLLVPMFVEFRDNKDPIHDETMISLSNLKEALESTKELLRMGSRGSKILLVLEREQIMNQFQEVTAWLEQALSGISYDKLEISDEVEEQVELVLAQFRRAKRRGVDAPDVELYEDLLSVYIKSSDADVDPAVLWRLTEKCELMSINDLRQESLALQEMVVSNAGHPGESIEKMSILLEKITDFVLTENPDAGALESEKCTSSGNTQTSAFGNPNSLVIPEAFRCPISNELMEDPVFVSTVQTYERSCIEKWLAAGHLTCPKTKQYLSSAALTPNYVLRNLIAQWRKANGLEPRFKIDFLFRKLTSGNLEDQRSAAGELCLVAKRNASNIVCIAKAGVIHQLVGLIFTSDPRTQENALTVLLNLSKFKYNRESIISSGAVPAIVHMLQNGSMELRENALAILFSLSMVDGYKLAIGASVAIPALVTLLSEGSHRFKMDAATTLFFLLCNLEENMARAVQAGVVPTLMRMLTDPGDGLETKASSILVLLAGYPEGKAAIEAAEVVGVKVEVLRSGQSIVITRSNTK, encoded by the exons atggaagaagagaaaggagtgGTGATCCAGAAGTTGATTGACATAGTTAATGAGATATCTGCATTCTCCGAGTACAGATGTTTCCTCAAGAAGCAGTTTTGCAACCTAGCAAATCGATTGAGGCTCTTAGTGCCCATGTTCGTAGAGTTCAGGGACAACAAAGACCCCATCCATGATGAAACTATGATTTCCCTCTCGAATTTGAAGGAGGCTCTGGAATCAACTAAGGAGCTCCTCCGAATGGGTAGTCGAGGGAGCAAAATTTTATT GGTCCTGGAAAGGGAGCAAATAATGAACCAATTTCAGGAAGTGACAGCTTGGCTGGAGCAAGCTCTGAGCGGAATTTCCTATGACAAACTCGAGATATCAGACGAAGTTGAGGAGCAG GTTGAGCTTGTGCTAGCTCAGTTTAGAAGAGCCAAACGACGAGGGGTTGATGCACCTGATGTTGAGCTTTATGAAGATTTGTTATCTGTTTACATCAAAAGCAGTGATGCAGACGTTGATCCCGCTGTCCTTTGGAGGTTAACTGAAAAGTGTGAGTTGATGAGCATAAATGACCTCAGACAAGAGTCTCTCGCTCTACAAGAGATGGTTGTCTCCAATGCTGGGCATCCTGGGGAGAGCATAGAAAAGATGTCAATCCTACTCGAGAAAATTACAGATTTTGTGCTGACTGAAAACCCTGACGCAGGAGCTCTTGAAAGTGAAAAGTGTACTTCAAGTGGCAATACACAGACTTCGGCTTTTGGGAATCCAAATTCTCTGGTCATACCAGAAGCTTTCCGCTGTCCGATATCCAATGAGTTGATGGAAGATCCAGTTTTTGTATCCACAGTACAG ACCTATGAACGATCATGCATTGAGAAATGGCTTGCAGCGGGGCATCTCACGTGTCCAAAGACAAAACAGTACCTTTCCAGTGCTGCCTTGACACCCAACTACGTGCTGCGTAACCTCATAGCTCAGTGGCGCAAGGCCAATGGGTTAGAACCACGTTTCAAGATTGATTTTCTCTTTCGCAAACTGACTTCTGGCAACCTTGAGGACCAGCGATCAGCTGCAGGTGAGCTGTGCCTTGTTGCCAAGCGCAATGCTTCCAACATTGTATGCATTGCTAAGGCCGGTGTCATTCACCAACTTGTTGGCCTCATCTTCACTTCTGACCCACGAACTCAGGAAAATGCTCTCACTGTCCTCCTGAACCTTTCCAAATTCAAGTATAACAGAGAAAGCATCATATCTTCTGGGGCTGTCCCTGCTATTGTACATATGCTTCAGAATGGGAGTATGGAGTTAAGGGAAAATGCATTAGCCATACTATTCAGTCTCTCTATGGTGGATGGATACAAGTTGGCAATTGGTGCATCAGTGGCAATACCAGCACTTGTGACACTGCTTAGTGAAGGTAGCCATAGGTTCAAGATGGATGCAGCAACAACCCTCTTCTTCCTGTTGTGCAATTTAGAAGAGAACATGGCAAGGGCAGTGCAGGCTGGAGTAGTGCCCACACTGATGAGAATGCTGACCGATCCTGGAGATGGATTGGAAACTAAAGCATCATCCATACTAGTTTTACTCGCAGGCTACCCCGAGGGGAAGGCAGCAATAGAAGCAGCAGAGGTTGTAGGCGTCAAGGTTGAGGTGTTAAGGAGTGGTCAGTCAATTGTAATTACAAGGTCCAACACAAAATAG
- the LOC122655743 gene encoding U-box domain-containing protein 13-like, translating into MEEEKGVVIQKLIDIINEISAFSDYRCSLKKQFCNLANRLRLLLPMFVEFRDNKDSIHDDTMISLSNLKEALESTKELLRLGSQGSKIYLVLEREQIMNQFQVVTAWLEQALSGISYDKLEISDEVEEQVELVLAQFRRAKQRRVDAPDVELYEDLLSVYIKSSDADVDPAVLWRLAEKLELMGINDLRQESLALQEMVVSNAGHPGESIEKMSILLEKITDFVLTENPDTGALESEKCTSSGNTQTSAFGNPNSLVIPEAFRCPISNELMEDPVFVSTGQIYERSCIEKWLAAGHLTCPKTKQKLSSAALKPNYVLRNRIAQWRKANGIEPRFKIDFLFRKLTSGNLEDQRSAAGELCLVAKRNASNIVCIAKAGVIHQLVGLIVTSDPQTQENALTVLLNLSKFKHNRESIISSGAAPAIVHMLQNGSMEARENAVAILCSLSMVDEYKLTIGASGAIPALVTLLSEGSHRLKTDASTTLLFLLCNLEENGARAVQAGVVPTLMRMLTDPGVGLETRASSILVSLAGYPEGKAAIEAAEVVGVKVEVLRSGQSIVITRSNTK; encoded by the exons atggaagaagagaaaggagtgGTGATCCAGAAGTTGATTGACATAATTAATGAGATATCTGCATTCTCCGACTACAGATGTTCCCTCAAGAAGCAGTTTTGCAACCTAGCAAATCGATTGAGGCTCTTATTGCCCATGTTCGTAGAATTCAGGGACAACAAAGACTCCATCCATGATGACACTATGATTTCCCTCTCGAATTTGAAAGAGGCTCTGGAATCAACTAAGGAGCTCCTCCGATTGGGCAGTCAAGGGAGCAAAATTTATTTG GTCCTGGAAAGGGAGCAAATAATGAACCAATTTCAGGTAGTGACAGCTTGGCTGGAGCAAGCTCTGAGCGGAATTTCCTATGACAAACTCGAGATATCAGATGAAGTTGAGGAGCAG GTTGAGCTTGTGCTAGCTCAGTTTAGAAGAGCCAAACAACGAAGGGTTGATGCACCTGATGTTGAGCTTTATGAAGATTTGTTATCTGTTTACATCAAAAGCAGTGATGCAGACGTTGATCCCGCTGTGCTTTGGAGGTTAGCTGAAAAGTTAGAGTTGATGGGCATAAATGACCTCAGACAAGAGTCTCTGGCTCTACAAGAGATGGTTGTCTCCAATGCTGGGCATCCTGGGGAGAGCATAGAAAAGATGTCAATCCTACTCGAGAAAATTACAGATTTTGTGCTGACTGAAAACCCTGACACGGGAGCTCTTGAAAGTGAAAAGTGTACTTCAAGTGGCAATACACAGACTTCGGCTTTTGGGAATCCAAATTCTCTGGTCATACCAGAAGCTTTCCGCTGTCCGATATCCAATGAGTTGATGGAAGATCCAGTTTTTGTATCCACAGGACAG ATCTATGAGAGATCATGCATTGAGAAATGGCTTGCAGCGGGGCATCTCACGTGTCCAAAGACAAAACAGAAACTTTCCAGTGCTGCCTTGAAACCCAACTATGTGTTGCGTAACCGCATAGCTCAGTGGCGCAAGGCCAATGGGATAGAACCACGTTTCAAGATTGATTTTCTCTTTCGCAAACTGACTTCTGGCAACCTTGAGGACCAGCGATCAGCTGCAGGTGAGCTGTGCCTTGTTGCCAAGCGCAATGCTTCCAACATTGTATGCATTGCCAAGGCCGGTGTCATTCACCAACTTGTTGGCCTCATCGTCACTTCTGACCCACAAACTCAGGAAAATGCTCTCACTGTCCTCCTGAACCTTTCCAAATTCAAGCATAACAGAGAAAGCATCATATCTTCTGGGGCTGCCCCTGCTATTGTACATATGCTCCAGAATGGGAGTATGGAGGCAAGGGAAAATGCAGTAGCCATACTATGCAGTCTCTCTATGGTGGATGAATACAAGTTGACAATTGGTGCATCAGGGGCAATACCAGCACTTGTGACACTGCTTAGTGAAGGTAGCCATAGGTTAAAGACGGATGCGTCAACAACCCTCCTCTTCCTGTTGTGCAATTTAGAAGAGAACGGGGCAAGGGCAGTGCAGGCTGGAGTAGTGCCCACACTGATGAGAATGCTGACCGATCCTGGAGTTGGATTGGAAACTAGAGCATCATCCATACTAGTTTCACTCGCAGGCTACCCCGAGGGAAAGGCAGCAATAGAAGCCGCAGAGGTTGTAGGCGTCAAGGTTGAGGTGTTAAGGAGTGGTCAGTCAATTGTAATTACAAGGTCCAACACAAAATAG
- the LOC122648615 gene encoding silicon efflux transporter LSI2 encodes MAMAATVKVVLGSIAFAIFWVLAVFPAVPFLPVGRTAGALLGAMLMVIFGVITPEQAYAAIDLPILGLLFGTMVVSVYLERADMFKYLGKLLSWKSQGAKDLLCRICLVSAISSALFTNDTSCVVLTEFVLKIARQHNLPPQPFLLALASSANIGSSATPIGNPQNLVIAVQSKISFGQFLLGIFPAMLVGVILNAVILLGMYWKLLSVEKDVEDVPVEVIAEEDVTSHRFSPATMSHLTSLNSQEWDSTLESLNVHSSLKLNLDSGYVETPRNQLSLSENEIQRASNLGVESTRNSNASKDVLSADISSQRREESVPSRRVFRSTPNGISATPNVPGDAFSFHSSDDNELGKRWKRLLWKTCVYLVTIGMLISLLMGLNMSWTAITAALALVVLDFKDARPSLEKVSYSLLIFFCGMFITVDGFNKTGIPSAIWDFMEPYARIDHASGVAVLSIVILVLSNLASNVPTVLLLGARVAASAAAISSADEKKAWLILAWVSTVAGNLSLLGSAANLIVCEQARRSSFGYTLSFLSHLKFGFPSTLIVTAIGLLLIRG; translated from the exons ATGGCCATGGCAGCAACTGTTAAAGTTGTTTTAGGCTCAATTGCTTTTGCAATCTTCTGGGTCCTGGCAGTTTTCCCCGCTGTCCCTTTCCTTCCCGTAGGAAGGACTGCAGGAGCTCTCCTAGGGGCCATGCTCATGGTCATATTTGGAGTCATAACCCCAGAACAAGCTTATGCAGCAATTGATCTCCCAATCCTAGGCCTTCTTTTTGGGACCATGGTTGTAAGCGTCTATCTTGAAAGAGCCGATATGTTCAAGTACTTGGGAAAATTACTCTCTTGGAAGTCCCAAGGAGCCAAAGACTTGCTGTGCCGAATCTGCCTTGTGTCCGCTATTTCCAGTGCTTTGTTCACCAATGATACCAGTTGTGTTGTCCTGACCGAATTTGTACTGAAGATTGCAAGACAGCATAATCTCCCACCCCAACCTTTCTTACTAGCCTTGGCCTCCAGTGCAAATATTGGGTCTTCTGCGACTCCCATCGGCAACCCTCAGAACTTGGTCATAGCCGTCCAGAGTAAAATTTCATTCGGACAATTTTTGTTGGGCATTTTCCCTGCTATGCTTGTGGGAGTTATTTTGAATGCCGTTATCCTTCTAGGCATGTATTGGAAGTTGTTATCTGTTGAGAAGGATGTAGAAGATGTGCCTGTGGAAGTAATTGCAGAGGAGGATGTCACGTCACATAGGTTCTCGCCCGCTACAATGTCCCATCTCACATCCTTGAATTCTCAGGAGTGGGACTCCACATTGGAATCTTTGAATGTCCACAGCTCTTTGAAACTGAATCTGGATTCAGGTTATGTGGAGACTCCTAGAAATCAGCTAAGTTTGAGTGAAAATGAAATACAAAGGGCCTCAAATCTGGGGGTTGAATCCACAAGAAACTCGAATGCATCAAAAGATGTTCTCAGTGCTGATATTTCTTCCCAGAGGAGGGAAGAAAGTGTTCCATCAAGAAGGGTTTTTAGGAGTACACCCAATGGTATTTCCGCAACTCCAAATGTTCCAGGAGatgcattttcttttcattcttcaGATGACAATGAACTGggaaagagatggaagaggtTGTTATGGAAGACGTGTGTTTATCTTGTTACTATTGGAATGCTCATTTCTCTGCTGATGGGTCTAAACATGTCTTGGACAGCAATTACTGCTGCACTTGCTCTTGTGGTTCTCGATTTCAAGGATGCACGCCCAAGCCTTGAAAAG GTTTCATATTCGCTTTTGATCTTCTTTTGTGGGATGTTTATCACAGTTGATGGCTTCAACAAAACAGGAATACCAAGCGCTATATGGGATTTCATGGAGCCCTATGCAAGAATAGATCATGCCAGTGGGGTTGCTGTACTTTCCATAGTCATACTTGTCCTCTCAAATTTGGCTTCAAATGTACCAACTG TTTTGTTGCTTGGAGCACGTGTGGCAGCATCAGCAGCTGCAATTTCTTCAGCAGATGAGAAGAAGGCATGGCTTATCTTGGCATGGGTTAGCACTGTAGCTGGAAACCTGTCGCTCTTGGGTTCAGCTGCCAACTTGATAGTTTGCGAACAGGCTCGCAGGTCAAGCTTTGGGTACACACTATCTTTTTTGAGCCATCTTAAATTTGGATTTCCCTCAACACTCATTGTCACTGCCATTGGCCTGCTGCTCATAAGGGGTTGA